One segment of Bradyrhizobium sp. WD16 DNA contains the following:
- a CDS encoding DUF1775 domain-containing protein, translating into MTAFRRGVRTSQYLPVIALFAAGLPATASAHVSIAPAEARANSYQRLAFQVPHGCGAAATNTLRVQIPEGVIAVKPMPKPGWTLSTTRGDYAKSYVSHGQTVTSGVKEVVWSGGALADDNYDEFVISSFVTADLPAGRPVFFPTVQQCGSSENRWVEIPAAGQSSHDLKSPAPSLSLVSDSVTVAQAKDPAKHEGHDHGDHDHGAAAADTTKVGDLVIATPWTRATPGGAKIGGGYLKITNTGKASDRLVSISAGFAGHVEIHEMSMDGGVMKMRPLASGLEIKPGESVELKPGGYHVMFMDLKQPLKEGDTVKATLTFDKAGPVDVSFAVNAVGAGAPGGGGHMHH; encoded by the coding sequence ATGACTGCTTTCCGCCGCGGCGTTCGCACGTCGCAATACCTGCCTGTCATCGCGCTTTTCGCTGCCGGTCTTCCGGCGACCGCTTCAGCACATGTGAGCATCGCCCCCGCCGAGGCGCGCGCCAATTCGTACCAGCGCCTTGCGTTTCAGGTGCCGCATGGTTGCGGTGCGGCCGCAACCAATACGCTCCGCGTCCAGATCCCCGAAGGCGTCATCGCCGTCAAACCGATGCCGAAGCCGGGCTGGACCCTGAGCACGACCCGAGGCGATTACGCCAAGAGCTACGTCAGCCACGGTCAAACCGTGACCAGCGGGGTCAAGGAGGTGGTGTGGTCCGGTGGCGCGCTGGCGGACGACAATTACGACGAATTCGTCATTTCGAGCTTCGTCACCGCCGATCTTCCCGCCGGCCGGCCGGTCTTCTTCCCGACCGTGCAGCAGTGTGGCAGCAGCGAAAATCGCTGGGTCGAGATTCCCGCCGCCGGCCAATCGAGCCACGATCTCAAGTCGCCGGCGCCGAGCCTCTCGCTCGTCAGCGACAGTGTGACCGTCGCCCAGGCAAAGGACCCGGCCAAGCACGAGGGGCACGACCACGGCGACCACGATCATGGTGCGGCGGCGGCCGACACGACGAAGGTCGGCGACCTCGTCATCGCGACGCCGTGGACCCGGGCGACGCCGGGCGGCGCCAAGATCGGCGGCGGCTATCTCAAGATCACCAACACCGGCAAGGCCAGCGACCGGCTGGTCAGCATCAGCGCCGGCTTTGCCGGCCACGTCGAGATCCATGAGATGTCCATGGACGGCGGCGTCATGAAGATGCGGCCGCTCGCGAGCGGCCTGGAAATCAAGCCGGGCGAGAGCGTCGAGCTCAAGCCCGGCGGCTACCACGTGATGTTCATGGACCTGAAGCAGCCGCTCAAGGAAGGCGACACGGTCAAGGCGACGCTGACCTTCGACAAGGCCGGCCCGGTCGACGTCAGCTTCGCCGTCAATGCGGTCGGTGCCGGCGCCCCCGGCGGCGGCGGGCACATGCACCACTGA
- a CDS encoding type II secretion system F family protein — translation MPTFQYRAYGSLGNLEEGQIAAQSTEAAEAALVDRGLVPFQLKESANADERVPWWRRDIFSTGPSSRAVLGQFTRELAELCSSDIPIDACLDILSAQSASPVMRPVAAKLLSAVRDGTSLADAMRKQAGRFPEDYQNVVRAGEASGTLASALDELAELLAQRAAVEAKVWSALTYPAILFGLAAISVVVIVSVLVPSIVPIFEQSGKRPPELLRIVIWVRDNGAWLGLAGAGAVGLAGATFAWIRRDPRRLYTWDAYMLKVPVIGPLVLERETARFARTLGTLLKAGVPLLQGAVAATSVVASRVIAAKLDRAIGMIREGRSLANALSTEQVFPDVALRMIAVGEETARLDRMLLRTAGLFEQRIERGIDRLMTLLTPALTVAVAFIVGGLIMVVMNAILSVNDLAAG, via the coding sequence ATGCCAACTTTCCAATACCGAGCGTATGGTAGCCTTGGAAATTTGGAGGAGGGGCAGATCGCGGCTCAGTCCACGGAAGCTGCCGAAGCGGCTCTGGTCGACAGAGGATTGGTCCCATTTCAACTCAAAGAATCGGCTAACGCAGATGAAAGGGTGCCGTGGTGGCGCCGAGACATTTTTTCGACAGGACCGAGCAGTCGGGCTGTTCTCGGACAATTTACCCGGGAGTTAGCTGAGCTATGTTCGTCGGACATCCCGATCGATGCTTGTCTCGATATCCTGTCGGCGCAATCGGCATCGCCCGTTATGCGGCCCGTCGCTGCCAAGCTGCTGAGCGCTGTGCGGGACGGGACATCCCTGGCCGATGCAATGCGAAAACAGGCGGGGCGGTTTCCCGAGGACTATCAGAATGTCGTGCGTGCTGGAGAAGCCAGTGGAACCCTGGCTTCAGCCCTGGATGAGCTCGCCGAACTATTGGCGCAGCGGGCCGCCGTAGAGGCGAAGGTATGGTCTGCGCTGACCTACCCGGCCATTTTGTTCGGTCTGGCGGCCATTTCGGTCGTGGTCATCGTGTCTGTTCTCGTGCCGAGCATCGTGCCTATCTTCGAGCAGAGTGGCAAAAGACCGCCCGAACTGCTCAGGATCGTCATCTGGGTCAGAGACAACGGTGCCTGGCTCGGGCTCGCCGGGGCGGGAGCGGTCGGCTTGGCCGGTGCGACCTTCGCCTGGATCCGGCGGGATCCGCGTCGGCTCTACACCTGGGACGCATACATGCTGAAGGTGCCGGTGATTGGCCCCCTGGTCCTGGAGCGCGAGACGGCCCGCTTTGCGCGAACGCTTGGTACGCTCCTCAAGGCTGGCGTCCCCCTTCTGCAGGGCGCCGTCGCCGCGACCTCGGTCGTCGCGAGCCGGGTCATCGCGGCAAAACTGGACCGCGCAATCGGGATGATCCGCGAGGGCCGATCGCTGGCGAATGCCCTGAGTACCGAACAGGTCTTTCCAGACGTCGCGCTTCGGATGATTGCTGTCGGAGAAGAAACCGCCAGGCTCGATCGCATGCTACTGCGTACGGCGGGGCTTTTTGAACAGAGAATCGAGAGGGGCATCGACCGGCTGATGACCCTGTTGACGCCGGCGCTGACCGTCGCAGTCGCGTTCATCGTCGGAGGGCTGATCATGGTCGTCATGAACGCGATCTTGAGCGTGAATGATCTGGCCGCCGGATGA
- the gspG gene encoding type II secretion system major pseudopilin GspG, with product MARIRQTAFAGRLVTKRASKQKQTTSPEAGFTLVELLVVLAIISLIAGMVGPRVLNYLSDSKTKAARIQMESLKAAIDLYYLDNGSYPPATTGLNALVKKPDGTSHWNGPYLKGTVVPNDPWGQTYSYIYPGQHGEPYDLISFGSDGREGGTDSAADVVSWQR from the coding sequence ATGGCAAGAATTCGACAAACTGCGTTCGCAGGTAGGCTTGTAACGAAACGGGCTTCCAAACAGAAACAAACCACTAGCCCCGAGGCCGGATTTACTCTGGTCGAGCTCCTGGTCGTGCTTGCGATCATCAGCTTGATAGCCGGAATGGTTGGACCACGCGTGCTCAACTACTTGTCCGACTCCAAAACCAAAGCAGCTCGCATTCAGATGGAGAGTCTGAAGGCCGCAATTGATCTCTATTACCTGGACAACGGCAGCTATCCACCGGCAACGACCGGCTTGAATGCGCTTGTGAAGAAGCCAGACGGCACCAGCCATTGGAATGGCCCGTATCTCAAGGGTACGGTGGTCCCGAACGATCCATGGGGGCAGACCTATTCATACATTTACCCCGGACAGCATGGAGAACCCTACGACCTCATTTCTTTCGGATCTGACGGTCGAGAAGGCGGCACCGATTCTGCCGCCGACGTCGTGAGCTGGCAGCGCTAG
- the trmFO gene encoding methylenetetrahydrofolate--tRNA-(uracil(54)-C(5))-methyltransferase (FADH(2)-oxidizing) TrmFO — MTRTSSTSSGPVHVVGAGLAGSEAAWQLANAGIDVVLHEMRPQRMTEAHRTGGCAELVCSNSFRSDDASTNAVGLLHAEMRRLGSLIMRAADANQVPAGGALAVDRDGFAAAVTEALHAHPRIAFAPGEVAGLPPADWQQVVIATGPLTSAALAEAIRAHTDESALAFFDAIAPIVHRDTIDMSVAWYQSRYDKVGPGGNGADYINCPMTKEQYDAFVDALLSGAKTEFKEWEADTPYFDGCLPIEVMAERGRETLRHGPMKPVGLTNPYNPTVKSYAVVQLRQDNKLGTLYNIVGFQTKLRHGEQLRIFRTIPGLEKAEFARLGGLHRNTFLNSPKLLDGELRLKAEPRLRFAGQMTGCEGYVESAGIGLLAGLFAAAQARGASLPAPPPTTALGALLGHITGGHIETIDAGPRSFQPMNVNFGLFPPLASAPTRGPDGKRLRGNDKSIAKKQALSARALADLERWLAASLRSPAAA, encoded by the coding sequence ATGACGCGTACATCATCAACGTCCTCGGGACCCGTCCATGTCGTCGGCGCCGGCCTCGCCGGATCCGAGGCGGCCTGGCAGCTGGCCAACGCCGGCATCGACGTGGTGCTGCACGAGATGCGGCCGCAGCGCATGACCGAGGCACACCGCACCGGCGGCTGCGCCGAACTGGTCTGCTCCAACTCCTTCCGCTCCGACGATGCCAGCACCAACGCCGTCGGGCTGCTGCACGCCGAGATGCGCCGCCTCGGCTCGCTGATCATGCGGGCCGCCGATGCCAATCAGGTGCCCGCCGGCGGCGCGCTGGCGGTCGACCGCGACGGTTTCGCTGCGGCGGTGACCGAGGCGCTGCACGCCCACCCGAGGATTGCCTTCGCGCCCGGCGAAGTCGCCGGGCTGCCGCCGGCGGACTGGCAGCAGGTCGTCATTGCCACCGGTCCCCTGACATCGGCGGCGCTGGCCGAAGCCATCCGCGCCCACACCGACGAAAGCGCGCTGGCCTTCTTCGACGCCATCGCGCCGATCGTGCATCGCGATACGATCGACATGTCGGTGGCCTGGTATCAATCGCGCTACGACAAGGTCGGCCCCGGCGGCAACGGCGCCGATTACATCAACTGCCCGATGACCAAGGAGCAGTACGACGCCTTCGTCGACGCGCTGCTGAGCGGCGCCAAGACCGAGTTCAAGGAATGGGAGGCGGACACGCCCTATTTCGACGGCTGCCTGCCGATCGAGGTCATGGCGGAGCGCGGCCGCGAGACCCTGCGCCACGGACCGATGAAGCCGGTCGGCCTGACCAATCCGTACAATCCGACCGTGAAGTCCTACGCGGTCGTCCAGCTGCGCCAGGACAACAAGCTCGGCACGCTCTACAACATCGTCGGCTTTCAGACCAAGCTGCGTCACGGCGAACAGTTGCGGATCTTCCGGACCATTCCCGGGCTGGAGAAAGCCGAGTTCGCCAGACTGGGCGGCCTGCACCGCAACACCTTTCTCAATTCGCCCAAGCTGCTCGACGGCGAACTGCGCCTCAAGGCCGAACCGCGCCTGCGCTTCGCCGGCCAGATGACCGGCTGCGAAGGCTACGTCGAATCCGCCGGCATCGGGCTGCTCGCCGGCCTGTTCGCGGCGGCACAGGCGCGCGGCGCTTCGCTGCCGGCGCCGCCGCCGACGACGGCGCTCGGCGCCCTCCTCGGCCACATCACCGGAGGGCATATCGAGACGATCGACGCGGGGCCCCGGTCGTTCCAGCCGATGAATGTCAACTTCGGGCTGTTTCCGCCGCTGGCTTCGGCGCCGACCCGCGGCCCCGACGGCAAGCGATTGCGCGGCAACGACAAGTCGATCGCCAAGAAGCAGGCCCTGAGTGCGCGGGCCCTCGCCGATCTCGAACGTTGGCTCGCGGCTTCGCTGCGATCGCCGGCCGCCGCCTGA
- the gspD gene encoding type II secretion system secretin GspD: MTVAEPTFLDGTGRFLGSRPASSQPQQSEDPGEGVTLNLVGVPVSQAAKVVLGDFLAVRYALDPSVEGKVTLQTPGPISKTAALDLFQAALRSNNAALISIGGAYKIVPLDQANSTANLRIEGDPSAVGAIGSQVRVVQLKYVSAAEIRRILDPISPRGGVVSTDNARNTITLSGGSQDISGMLEAISIFDVDVMKGMSFGIVPVRTSQPSAIADELKTIFASNKEGPMSGMVQFLPNKRLGAILVITPQQRYLSRAVTWIRKLDAQAEGSEKQFFTYSVQNRRAKELVGVLQSMFSNGKDSGATSTRSVAPQYQEASLQSPAPQQSPTLSGASGASGASGAGAAALLSSQSRLGVSSGGTGANADSGATVQLGRDESSGDARIKVVADESRNAILIEATPADYRRVMRVLASLDVIPGQVLIEATIAEITLKDELKFGLRWFLRNNGSTFTFTDDLSGAVSQVFPGFSYALTAANISATLTALNSITDVNVISSPSLTVADNKTAVLQVGDQVPIVTQSAVSVLTTGAPVVNSVSYKDTGVILSITPRVNESGRVMLDIEQEVSTVSTTKSSTIDSPTISQRRVKTSVVVNDGEAFALGGMIQDTKNVTRSQIPLIGDIPYIGSAFKMKDNVVGKTELIILIAPKVIRSLNEARQVTDEFRRELAINIPYGRHQPKTVEQTFRRTFE; encoded by the coding sequence ATGACCGTCGCCGAGCCGACCTTTCTGGATGGGACGGGCAGGTTCCTGGGTAGTCGACCGGCGTCGTCCCAGCCACAGCAGAGCGAGGACCCCGGCGAAGGTGTGACGCTCAACCTGGTGGGCGTCCCCGTGTCCCAAGCGGCCAAGGTCGTTCTCGGAGACTTTCTAGCTGTCAGATATGCCCTTGATCCAAGCGTGGAAGGCAAAGTCACCCTGCAAACGCCGGGTCCGATCTCCAAGACGGCAGCGCTCGATCTATTTCAGGCGGCGCTGCGGTCGAACAATGCAGCGCTGATTTCAATCGGCGGCGCTTATAAGATCGTGCCATTGGATCAGGCGAATTCCACGGCAAATCTTCGCATCGAGGGCGACCCAAGCGCCGTGGGAGCCATTGGTTCTCAGGTCAGGGTCGTTCAGCTCAAATATGTCAGTGCTGCGGAGATCAGGCGAATTCTGGACCCGATATCCCCCCGCGGCGGAGTCGTAAGCACTGATAACGCCCGCAATACCATCACGCTCTCCGGGGGCTCGCAGGATATCAGCGGGATGCTGGAGGCGATCTCAATCTTCGACGTCGATGTGATGAAGGGCATGTCGTTCGGGATCGTCCCAGTCAGGACCTCTCAGCCGAGCGCAATCGCAGATGAGCTCAAGACCATCTTTGCGTCGAACAAAGAAGGTCCGATGTCCGGCATGGTGCAGTTTCTGCCGAACAAGAGACTCGGCGCGATACTGGTGATTACGCCCCAACAACGATATCTGTCCCGGGCTGTGACCTGGATCCGAAAGCTCGATGCGCAGGCCGAGGGCAGCGAAAAACAGTTCTTCACCTATTCGGTGCAGAACCGGCGCGCCAAGGAGCTCGTCGGGGTTCTTCAATCGATGTTCTCCAACGGCAAGGACTCGGGCGCGACATCGACTCGAAGCGTCGCACCGCAATATCAGGAGGCTAGCCTTCAATCGCCGGCGCCGCAGCAGTCGCCAACTCTGTCGGGAGCTTCGGGAGCTTCGGGAGCTTCGGGAGCTGGAGCGGCCGCGCTGTTGTCGTCTCAGTCGCGGCTGGGCGTCTCTTCGGGCGGGACAGGAGCGAACGCCGACTCCGGTGCGACCGTGCAGCTTGGTCGCGATGAGTCTAGTGGTGATGCGCGGATCAAGGTGGTCGCCGACGAGAGCCGAAATGCCATCCTGATCGAGGCGACGCCGGCCGATTATCGGCGAGTCATGCGGGTTCTCGCGTCGCTCGATGTCATTCCAGGCCAAGTTCTGATCGAGGCAACGATTGCCGAAATCACCCTCAAGGATGAGCTGAAGTTCGGGCTGCGCTGGTTCTTGAGGAACAATGGCTCAACCTTTACCTTCACGGATGACCTTAGCGGCGCGGTCAGTCAGGTCTTCCCGGGATTTTCATATGCGCTCACTGCGGCCAATATTTCGGCAACACTGACGGCACTCAACTCGATCACGGACGTCAATGTAATCTCATCGCCGTCCTTGACCGTGGCCGACAACAAGACTGCTGTACTTCAGGTCGGTGACCAGGTGCCGATTGTCACGCAATCGGCCGTAAGCGTTTTGACGACCGGCGCACCGGTCGTGAATTCCGTCAGCTATAAAGACACCGGCGTCATTCTGTCGATCACCCCGCGCGTCAACGAAAGCGGGCGGGTGATGCTCGATATCGAGCAGGAGGTGTCGACCGTCTCCACCACCAAGTCGTCGACGATCGACTCGCCGACGATCAGCCAGCGCCGCGTCAAGACAAGCGTTGTCGTCAACGATGGCGAAGCATTCGCGCTTGGTGGTATGATCCAGGACACCAAGAACGTCACGCGATCTCAGATTCCTCTTATTGGCGACATTCCGTATATCGGCAGCGCGTTCAAAATGAAGGATAACGTCGTCGGCAAGACCGAGTTGATCATTCTGATCGCGCCGAAAGTCATTCGCAGCCTCAACGAGGCGCGGCAGGTGACCGATGAGTTCCGGCGAGAACTGGCGATCAATATCCCCTATGGCCGGCACCAGCCCAAGACGGTTGAGCAGACGTTTCGTCGGACGTTTGAATGA
- a CDS encoding DUF1127 domain-containing protein — protein sequence MLMTLIRAIQAFRDYQRNLAELSRLSDRELADIGLDRSDIQRVAAGAYHG from the coding sequence ATGTTGATGACACTGATCCGCGCGATCCAGGCGTTCCGGGATTATCAGCGCAATCTCGCCGAGCTGTCGCGCCTCAGCGACCGTGAACTGGCCGATATCGGCCTCGATCGCTCGGACATTCAGCGCGTCGCCGCCGGTGCCTACCACGGCTGA
- a CDS encoding serine/threonine protein kinase: MTLPRDDAAALAGRWTEGVLLKRDVFSTVERGRFRAESGERGAVLRRLDQVPWWSFPLALHLFNREKKALTRASGLDVGPPLLWAGRRALARGFIDGVALHLARPIGDRAYFASAKAALRRLHRAGICHNDLAKEQNWLRGADGRAYLTDFQLAVCFRRRSRLFRIAAYEDLRHLLKHKRRYAPEALTAAERRILARKSVFARVWLMTGKKVYRAITRGVFNFTDREGGGRRLVNDAPPLIARLKSHPQVRDAAIVAFADRRSGVGLYAFVEASGETLEAELTAALSQARDLPPPPEHLQVVERLPRDADGRVRSEFLQLVAMNQVDLIEPLLVNASDRAAMKGLLDRRKNLRDRFSF, from the coding sequence ATGACCCTGCCCCGCGACGACGCCGCCGCACTCGCCGGCCGATGGACCGAAGGCGTGCTGCTCAAGCGCGACGTATTTTCTACTGTCGAGCGCGGGCGTTTCCGCGCCGAGAGCGGTGAGCGCGGCGCCGTGCTGCGACGACTCGACCAAGTGCCGTGGTGGTCCTTTCCGCTGGCGCTGCACCTGTTCAACCGCGAGAAGAAGGCGCTCACCCGCGCAAGCGGGCTCGATGTCGGGCCGCCGCTGCTATGGGCCGGCCGCCGCGCCCTGGCCCGCGGCTTCATCGACGGCGTTGCCCTGCATCTCGCCCGCCCGATCGGCGACCGCGCCTATTTCGCCTCCGCCAAGGCGGCGCTGCGTCGCCTGCACCGCGCCGGCATCTGCCACAACGATCTCGCCAAGGAGCAGAACTGGCTGCGCGGCGCCGACGGCCGGGCCTATCTCACCGATTTTCAGCTCGCAGTCTGCTTCAGGCGGCGCAGTCGGCTATTCCGTATCGCGGCCTATGAGGATCTGCGGCACCTGCTCAAACACAAGCGCCGCTACGCCCCCGAGGCGCTGACCGCCGCCGAACGTCGCATCCTCGCCCGCAAATCGGTATTCGCCCGCGTGTGGCTGATGACCGGCAAGAAGGTCTATCGGGCAATTACCCGTGGGGTGTTCAACTTCACCGACCGCGAAGGCGGCGGCCGCCGCCTGGTCAATGATGCGCCGCCGCTGATCGCCCGCCTCAAGTCCCATCCGCAGGTGCGCGACGCCGCCATTGTCGCGTTCGCCGACCGTCGCTCCGGCGTCGGCCTCTACGCATTCGTCGAAGCCTCGGGCGAGACGCTCGAAGCCGAGCTCACAGCGGCGCTGTCCCAGGCGCGCGACCTGCCCCCGCCGCCCGAGCACCTGCAGGTCGTCGAACGCCTGCCGCGCGACGCCGATGGCCGCGTCCGCAGCGAATTCCTGCAGCTTGTCGCCATGAACCAGGTCGACCTCATCGAGCCGCTGCTGGTGAACGCCTCGGATCGCGCCGCGATGAAGGGGCTGCTCGACCGACGCAAGAACCTGCGCGACCGCTTCAGCTTCTGA
- a CDS encoding cytochrome-c peroxidase, whose product MRATLPVVLLLLAYNSCAIAAPAVDEAAGAGPPPALAPGQAPPLPEQGPLAGPRSQDQVGFPAALTASVIPPASPLTPAVVALGEKLFFDSRLSGDGTVSCATCHDPARAFTDGRPVSIGIKGRAGQRNAPTVLNALYNKTQFWDGRVDTLEQQAALPITNSVEMGSPSIGDAVSRIAADKDYQDRFRQAFDRGVNEQDMLRAIATYQRTLASFDSPFDHFIAGDTGAISDSAKRGWELFNAKARCNLCHALTDKERDVTVFTDHAFHNIGIGILRHRVGPLAQQAARDLAQARAGDVDNAAIADEMSVLGRFLITRTNSDIASFKTPNLRNVMVTGPYFHDGSAETLWDVVDHYNKGAGLADPWLDADIQPLALTEPEIDDVVAFLAALTSPQYKEAGDREFARQLALSKVSRPQRDTARAFGPKPEQPKPPF is encoded by the coding sequence ATGCGTGCCACATTGCCGGTGGTTCTGTTGCTTTTGGCGTACAACTCCTGCGCGATCGCCGCGCCGGCCGTCGACGAGGCCGCGGGCGCCGGTCCGCCGCCGGCGCTGGCCCCTGGGCAGGCGCCGCCGCTCCCCGAACAGGGCCCGCTGGCCGGCCCACGCTCGCAGGATCAGGTCGGATTTCCCGCGGCGCTGACCGCCTCGGTGATCCCGCCGGCCAGCCCGCTGACGCCTGCGGTGGTTGCGCTGGGCGAGAAGCTGTTCTTCGACAGCCGGCTCTCGGGCGACGGCACGGTGTCCTGCGCCACATGCCATGATCCGGCTCGCGCCTTCACCGACGGCAGGCCCGTGTCCATCGGCATCAAGGGCCGCGCAGGTCAACGCAACGCCCCGACCGTGCTGAACGCGCTCTATAACAAGACGCAGTTCTGGGACGGCCGGGTCGATACGCTGGAGCAGCAGGCGGCGCTGCCGATCACCAATTCCGTCGAGATGGGCTCGCCCAGCATCGGCGATGCCGTGTCCAGGATCGCGGCCGACAAGGACTATCAGGACCGGTTCAGGCAGGCCTTCGATCGCGGCGTCAACGAACAGGACATGTTGCGCGCCATCGCGACCTACCAGCGCACCCTGGCTTCGTTCGATTCTCCCTTCGACCATTTCATCGCCGGAGACACCGGCGCCATCAGCGATTCGGCCAAACGCGGCTGGGAGCTGTTCAATGCCAAGGCGCGCTGCAACCTCTGCCATGCCCTGACGGACAAGGAGCGGGATGTCACGGTCTTCACCGATCATGCCTTTCACAACATCGGCATCGGCATCCTCCGCCATCGCGTCGGCCCCCTGGCACAACAGGCCGCGCGCGACCTGGCGCAGGCTCGCGCGGGCGATGTCGACAACGCGGCGATCGCGGACGAGATGTCCGTTCTGGGGCGTTTCCTCATCACCAGGACGAACAGCGACATTGCGTCGTTCAAGACGCCCAACCTGCGCAACGTCATGGTGACAGGGCCTTACTTCCACGACGGATCGGCGGAAACGCTGTGGGATGTCGTCGATCACTACAACAAGGGGGCCGGCCTTGCCGATCCATGGCTCGACGCGGACATCCAGCCGCTGGCGCTGACGGAGCCCGAGATCGACGATGTCGTGGCGTTCCTGGCCGCACTGACGAGTCCGCAATACAAGGAGGCCGGCGATCGAGAGTTCGCGCGGCAGCTCGCTCTGTCCAAGGTCAGCCGCCCGCAGCGGGATACGGCGCGGGCTTTCGGCCCGAAACCCGAGCAGCCGAAACCGCCGTTTTGA
- a CDS encoding lytic transglycosylase domain-containing protein, protein MPDAIPSRRPRPLLDRAAAIALVAAIGGTLAVTLARPVEAAVPCGSGSFESWLDQFKRDAAKEGISAAAVASGLAGVTPDQAVLARDRNQRVFSQSFEEFSARMIPPRLTRGSNMMKQYGSVLARIEEKYGVPGSVLVAIWGLETDFGVNTGKFSTIRAIATLAYDCRRAEMFRGELLDALRIVERGDLSPGEMRGAWAGEIGQTQFMPSSYVKYAVDFDGNGRRDLLRSAPDVLASTANFLASSGWKRGQPWAPGSPNFAVLQQWNKSEVYARTVASFAGQLDRAP, encoded by the coding sequence ATGCCCGATGCCATTCCGTCCCGCCGCCCCCGGCCCTTGTTGGACCGGGCGGCGGCCATAGCGCTTGTTGCCGCGATCGGCGGCACCCTTGCCGTGACCCTGGCCCGGCCCGTCGAGGCCGCAGTCCCCTGCGGCAGCGGCAGCTTCGAAAGCTGGCTCGACCAGTTCAAGCGTGACGCCGCCAAGGAGGGCATCTCCGCCGCGGCCGTCGCCAGCGGACTCGCCGGCGTCACGCCCGATCAGGCGGTCCTGGCGCGCGACCGCAACCAGCGCGTGTTCAGCCAGAGCTTCGAGGAATTCTCCGCGCGCATGATCCCGCCGCGCCTCACGCGCGGCAGCAACATGATGAAGCAATACGGCTCGGTGCTGGCGCGGATCGAGGAAAAGTATGGCGTCCCCGGTTCGGTGCTGGTGGCGATCTGGGGACTGGAGACCGACTTCGGCGTCAACACCGGCAAGTTTTCCACCATTCGCGCCATCGCCACCCTCGCCTACGACTGCCGCCGCGCCGAGATGTTCCGTGGAGAACTGCTGGACGCGCTGCGCATCGTCGAGCGCGGTGACTTGAGCCCCGGCGAAATGCGCGGCGCCTGGGCCGGCGAGATCGGCCAGACCCAGTTCATGCCGTCGTCCTACGTCAAATACGCCGTCGATTTCGACGGCAACGGACGGCGGGATCTGCTCCGCAGCGCTCCCGACGTGCTCGCCTCCACCGCCAATTTTCTGGCGAGCTCCGGCTGGAAGCGGGGCCAGCCATGGGCCCCGGGCTCGCCCAATTTCGCGGTGCTGCAGCAGTGGAACAAGAGCGAGGTCTATGCGCGCACGGTCGCCAGCTTCGCCGGCCAGCTCGACCGCGCCCCCTAA
- a CDS encoding DUF3309 family protein has translation MSLGLILVIILVIFLLGGFSGRFGGYGYGYGHGGIGIIGVILIILVVLLLLGKI, from the coding sequence ATGTCACTCGGACTTATACTCGTCATCATCCTCGTCATCTTTCTGCTTGGCGGTTTCAGCGGCCGCTTCGGTGGCTACGGCTACGGCTACGGGCACGGAGGCATCGGGATCATCGGCGTTATCCTGATCATCCTCGTCGTTCTGCTTCTCCTCGGTAAGATCTGA
- a CDS encoding DUF3597 domain-containing protein, with protein sequence MSIFGKILNAIFGSKAEAAPPGPGSATASATAPTPTATVDVAAILDKAVAAQKEKLEWRTSIVDLMKALNLDSNLAARKELAKELHYDGDANDTAKMNVWLHRQVIKKLAENGGKVPDDLKV encoded by the coding sequence ATGAGCATTTTCGGCAAAATCCTGAACGCGATCTTCGGCAGCAAGGCCGAAGCCGCACCGCCCGGACCGGGTTCGGCGACGGCGTCAGCCACCGCGCCGACACCCACGGCGACGGTGGACGTCGCGGCCATTCTCGACAAGGCGGTGGCGGCGCAGAAGGAGAAGCTCGAATGGCGCACCTCCATCGTCGATCTGATGAAGGCGCTCAACCTTGATTCCAACCTCGCCGCGCGCAAGGAACTGGCCAAGGAGCTGCATTACGACGGCGACGCCAACGACACCGCCAAGATGAACGTCTGGCTGCACCGCCAGGTCATCAAGAAGCTCGCGGAGAACGGCGGCAAGGTGCCCGACGACCTCAAGGTCTGA